A single genomic interval of Flavobacterium sp. N2820 harbors:
- a CDS encoding class I SAM-dependent methyltransferase: MYEKTYPSKRFNITLDFLKKHISTHESILDLGVTNPFSKIMTSNGYQVINTKGEDIDIDQSTLQNENYEVFTAFEIFEHLLNPYTILQNVKADKILISIPLRLWFSPAYRSKTDMWDRHYHEFEDWQLDWLLEKAGFKILDRVKFTHPVKKIGFRPLLRWFTPRYYLVYAEREKR, from the coding sequence ATGTACGAAAAAACATATCCAAGTAAACGATTCAACATCACTTTAGATTTTCTAAAAAAACATATTTCAACTCATGAAAGTATTTTAGATTTAGGCGTTACAAATCCTTTTTCGAAAATCATGACATCTAATGGTTATCAAGTCATCAATACAAAAGGTGAAGACATTGATATTGATCAATCAACGCTACAAAATGAGAATTATGAGGTGTTTACAGCATTTGAAATTTTTGAACATTTGCTAAATCCTTACACCATTTTACAAAACGTAAAAGCGGATAAAATTTTAATTTCAATTCCTTTACGTTTGTGGTTTTCGCCTGCTTATAGAAGTAAAACAGATATGTGGGATCGTCATTATCACGAATTTGAAGATTGGCAATTGGATTGGCTTTTGGAAAAAGCAGGATTCAAAATTTTAGATAGAGTAAAATTCACACATCCTGTTAAAAAAATAGGTTTTAGACCATTATTGAGATGGTTCACTCCAAGATATTATTTGGTTTACGCGGAAAGAGAGAAAAGATAA
- a CDS encoding glycosyltransferase, with protein sequence MKYYIIIPAYNEEAFMSLTLQSLVEQTVLPTKIVVVNDNSTDKTPEIVLAYAEKHSFISLVNKKSDTIHLPGSKVIQAFHEGEKHIDEAYDIIVKVDADLIFPKNYFETIIQHFKKDEKIGMVGGFCYVKKNDDWVLENLTDKDHIRGALKAYRKATYKQIGGLKPAMGWDTVDELLCKFYNWKVVTDESLHVKHLKPTGASYNKAARYKQGEAFYSLGYGFIITAISSLKLAIKKGKPLLFIDYLMGFWKAKSSGKPLFVTPEQAKFFRNYRWKKMRAKLF encoded by the coding sequence ATGAAATATTATATTATCATTCCAGCTTATAACGAAGAAGCTTTTATGAGTCTAACTTTGCAATCTTTGGTAGAACAAACGGTTTTACCAACAAAAATTGTAGTGGTTAATGATAATTCCACCGACAAAACCCCTGAAATTGTTTTGGCTTACGCCGAAAAGCACTCTTTTATTTCATTAGTTAATAAAAAATCAGACACTATTCATCTGCCTGGAAGTAAAGTTATTCAAGCGTTTCATGAAGGAGAAAAACACATCGACGAAGCATATGATATAATCGTAAAAGTTGATGCAGATTTGATTTTTCCAAAAAACTATTTTGAAACCATCATTCAACATTTTAAAAAAGATGAAAAAATTGGTATGGTGGGCGGATTTTGTTACGTTAAAAAAAATGACGATTGGGTTTTAGAAAACCTAACCGACAAAGACCACATTAGAGGTGCCTTAAAAGCCTATCGAAAAGCAACCTACAAACAAATTGGAGGATTAAAACCTGCTATGGGTTGGGATACCGTAGATGAATTGTTGTGTAAATTCTACAACTGGAAAGTAGTAACAGATGAAAGTTTACACGTAAAACACCTAAAACCTACTGGTGCAAGCTATAATAAAGCTGCTCGCTACAAACAAGGAGAAGCATTTTACAGTTTAGGCTATGGATTTATCATAACAGCCATTTCATCGTTAAAATTAGCAATAAAAAAAGGCAAACCACTTTTATTCATCGATTATTTAATGGGTTTTTGGAAAGCAAAATCATCTGGAAAACCATTATTTGTAACCCCAGAGCAAGCTAAATTTTTCAGAAACTACCGCTGGAAAAAAATGAGAGCAAAATTGTTTTAA
- a CDS encoding MlaE family ABC transporter permease encodes MMLIRYLSQIGKYFIMLKEIFNKPTKWSVMKPLILKEVDDLIIGSLGIVAFISFFVGGVVAIQTALNLTNPLIPKYLIGFATRQSVVLEFAPTFISIIMAGKMGSFITSSIGTMRVTEQIDALEVMGVNSLNYLVFPKIIALLLYPFIIGLSMFLGVFGGWMAAVYGGFTSSEEFITGLQTDFIPFHIAYAFIKTFTFALLLATIPSFHGFYMKGGALEVGKASTVSFVWTSVVIILMNFILTQLLLS; translated from the coding sequence ATGATGCTCATTCGCTACTTATCACAAATAGGAAAATATTTTATCATGTTGAAAGAAATTTTCAACAAGCCTACTAAATGGTCGGTAATGAAACCATTAATTCTTAAAGAAGTTGATGATTTAATCATTGGTTCACTAGGCATTGTGGCATTTATTTCATTTTTCGTAGGAGGTGTTGTGGCTATTCAAACAGCCTTAAACCTAACAAATCCGTTAATTCCAAAATATTTGATAGGATTTGCTACACGTCAATCAGTTGTGTTAGAATTTGCTCCTACTTTCATTTCAATTATTATGGCTGGAAAAATGGGTTCTTTCATCACATCAAGTATAGGAACAATGCGAGTTACTGAACAAATTGACGCCCTAGAAGTTATGGGTGTAAACTCTTTAAACTACTTGGTTTTTCCAAAAATCATAGCACTACTTTTATATCCTTTCATAATTGGGTTGAGTATGTTTTTAGGGGTTTTTGGTGGTTGGATGGCCGCGGTTTATGGAGGTTTTACCAGTAGTGAAGAATTTATCACAGGTTTACAAACCGACTTTATTCCATTTCACATTGCCTACGCATTTATAAAAACATTTACTTTTGCTTTACTTTTGGCAACAATTCCGTCATTTCATGGATTTTATATGAAAGGTGGAGCGCTTGAAGTTGGAAAAGCCAGTACAGTTTCCTTTGTTTGGACATCAGTTGTTATTATTTTAATGAATTTTATATTAACTCAACTCCTTTTAAGCTAA
- a CDS encoding ABC transporter ATP-binding protein: MIEVKNIVKMFGEQTVLKGVSTRFEAGMTNLIIGQSGSGKTVFLKSLLGIHTPDSGTISFDGRIYSELSNDEKRALRTEIGMVFQGSALFDGMTVEENIGFPLKMFTNKSLKEIKERVDFVIDRVHLVNAHHKRPSEISGGMQKRVAIARAIVNNPKYLFCDEPNSGLDPKTAIVIDNLIQEITQEYNITTVINTHDMNSVMEIGEKIVFLKNGLLEWEGSNKEIFKTDNAAVTDFVYSSELFKRVRKMYLEDDK; the protein is encoded by the coding sequence ATGATTGAAGTAAAAAACATCGTGAAAATGTTTGGAGAACAAACAGTTTTGAAAGGCGTTTCTACTCGTTTTGAGGCTGGAATGACTAATTTAATTATTGGCCAAAGCGGTTCAGGGAAAACGGTTTTTTTAAAATCCTTACTAGGGATTCACACGCCAGATAGTGGAACCATTTCATTTGATGGTAGAATTTATTCCGAACTTTCAAACGACGAAAAAAGAGCTTTACGAACAGAAATCGGAATGGTTTTTCAAGGAAGTGCATTGTTTGACGGAATGACAGTTGAAGAAAATATTGGTTTTCCATTAAAAATGTTTACCAACAAATCTTTAAAAGAAATTAAAGAACGTGTTGATTTTGTGATTGACAGAGTACATTTGGTCAATGCACACCATAAAAGACCTTCTGAAATTTCGGGCGGAATGCAGAAGCGTGTTGCCATTGCTCGTGCTATCGTAAATAATCCAAAATATCTTTTTTGTGATGAACCAAATTCGGGTTTAGACCCAAAAACTGCTATTGTAATTGACAATTTGATTCAGGAAATTACGCAAGAATACAATATCACTACGGTAATCAATACACACGATATGAACTCGGTGATGGAAATTGGAGAAAAAATTGTATTTCTTAAAAATGGTTTATTGGAATGGGAAGGTTCTAATAAAGAAATCTTTAAAACTGATAATGCTGCTGTTACCGACTTTGTATATTCTTCTGAATTATTCAAACGAGTTCGGAAAATGTATTTGGAAGACGATAAATAA
- a CDS encoding cation:proton antiporter, producing the protein MILAIDFSLPLKNPVLLFSLILFIILFAPIVLNKLRIPHLIGLIIAGTIIGPNGLNLIARDMSIILFGTVGLQYIMFLAGLEIDLADFKKNSGKSLVFGLLTFLIPMALGTFAGLYILHFSWATSILLASMFASHTLIAYPIISKLGVSKNRAVNITVGGTMITDTLALLVLAVIAGMQTGEINQEFWIRLGVSVIVFGLVVMLLFPIIGRWFFKRFDDNISQYIFVLAMVFLGCTLAELAGIEAIIGAFLAGLSLNRLIPHTSPLMNRIEFVGNALFIPFFLIGVGMLVDYKAFIKDWKTIEVAGIMTFVAILGKYLPALITQKIFGFSKDERRLIFGLSNAQAAATLAAVLVGFNIIVDYNKVNTYSEIHLKNKKLVTENNLEIIFPGLEKGKFPSIGSFAYINEKVAKGKFKLIDKSEMEFKNGVLSEIKIPNRLLNENVLNGTILMILITCTLASFVAQKGAYNIALSEQDDDEDQINDEDIEERILIPMKSIEKVDELINLAVTIKSKRNKNGLYALSVINSDNNSNGQLNKAKKIVDRAAVVASSTDNQLNMLTRFDLNVINGIQGVAKEHKITDIILGQTEELGTSDSLYGPLTDGILSKCNATTYIFKSHHPLATTKRFVVVIPEKAEREIGFPFWLIKIWNLGKNTSTKIVFYGSETTINLIKDIHSNHPVEAEFNEFSNWEDFLILSRSISKDDGLVVVMSRKSNLSYNATMPIIPHYMNKYFDKNNVLIVYPIQMGMNTSKMDLKNPAALETFTENIEFLDDVRKMIIKTFKKK; encoded by the coding sequence ATGATACTTGCAATTGATTTTTCATTACCACTCAAAAATCCAGTGTTGCTTTTTTCACTTATTTTGTTCATCATTTTATTTGCTCCTATTGTTCTTAATAAACTAAGAATTCCACATTTGATAGGGTTGATTATAGCTGGAACTATAATTGGTCCAAATGGGCTAAATCTGATTGCGAGAGACATGAGTATCATTTTGTTTGGAACGGTTGGTCTTCAGTATATAATGTTTTTGGCTGGGTTAGAAATTGACTTAGCTGATTTTAAAAAAAATAGTGGTAAAAGTTTAGTTTTTGGATTATTGACTTTTTTAATTCCGATGGCATTAGGAACTTTTGCAGGCTTGTATATTCTTCATTTTTCATGGGCGACTTCAATACTTTTGGCCAGTATGTTTGCTTCTCATACTTTAATTGCTTATCCGATAATTAGTAAATTAGGAGTTTCAAAAAATAGAGCGGTTAATATAACTGTTGGAGGAACTATGATAACAGACACTCTTGCTTTATTGGTTTTAGCTGTAATAGCGGGTATGCAAACAGGAGAAATTAATCAAGAATTTTGGATTAGACTTGGGGTTTCAGTTATAGTCTTTGGTTTAGTAGTTATGTTATTATTTCCAATTATTGGAAGATGGTTTTTTAAACGATTTGATGATAATATTTCCCAATATATTTTTGTACTTGCAATGGTTTTTTTAGGCTGTACTTTGGCAGAATTAGCAGGTATTGAAGCAATTATTGGTGCTTTCTTAGCTGGATTATCATTAAATAGATTGATTCCTCATACTTCTCCTTTAATGAATCGAATTGAGTTTGTTGGCAATGCTTTATTTATTCCATTTTTCTTAATTGGTGTAGGAATGTTAGTAGATTATAAAGCATTTATTAAAGATTGGAAGACTATAGAGGTTGCGGGAATTATGACTTTTGTAGCTATTCTTGGAAAGTATTTGCCTGCATTAATAACTCAAAAGATTTTTGGCTTTTCAAAAGATGAACGAAGGTTGATTTTTGGATTAAGTAATGCTCAAGCAGCCGCTACATTAGCCGCTGTTTTAGTAGGATTTAATATTATTGTTGATTATAATAAAGTCAATACTTATTCAGAAATACATCTGAAAAATAAAAAATTAGTTACCGAAAATAATTTAGAAATCATCTTTCCTGGATTAGAGAAGGGAAAATTTCCTTCAATAGGTAGCTTTGCGTATATAAATGAAAAAGTTGCCAAAGGAAAATTTAAATTGATTGATAAGTCAGAAATGGAATTTAAAAATGGCGTTTTGTCTGAAATTAAAATACCAAATCGATTGCTGAATGAAAATGTATTGAATGGTACAATTTTAATGATTTTGATTACATGTACGCTTGCTTCCTTTGTGGCTCAAAAAGGGGCATACAATATTGCACTTTCTGAACAAGACGATGATGAAGACCAAATCAATGATGAAGACATAGAAGAACGAATTCTAATTCCAATGAAAAGCATCGAAAAAGTCGATGAACTTATCAATTTAGCCGTTACGATTAAATCTAAACGGAATAAAAATGGATTATACGCATTAAGCGTCATTAATTCTGATAATAATTCTAATGGACAATTAAATAAAGCAAAAAAAATAGTGGATCGAGCAGCTGTTGTAGCTTCATCTACAGATAATCAATTGAATATGCTTACACGTTTCGATTTAAATGTAATCAATGGAATTCAAGGTGTGGCAAAAGAACACAAAATAACCGATATTATTTTAGGTCAAACAGAAGAATTAGGTACTTCCGATAGCTTGTATGGGCCTTTAACAGACGGTATTTTGTCAAAATGCAATGCAACAACATATATTTTTAAATCTCATCATCCTTTAGCAACAACTAAACGTTTTGTTGTAGTGATTCCTGAGAAAGCTGAACGTGAAATTGGGTTCCCATTTTGGTTGATAAAAATATGGAATTTAGGAAAAAATACCAGTACTAAGATTGTGTTTTATGGTTCAGAAACTACCATTAATTTAATCAAAGATATTCATTCTAATCATCCTGTAGAAGCCGAGTTTAATGAGTTTTCTAATTGGGAAGATTTTCTTATTTTATCTAGAAGTATAAGTAAAGATGATGGTTTGGTCGTTGTTATGAGTAGAAAGTCTAATCTTTCTTATAATGCAACAATGCCTATTATTCCTCATTATATGAATAAATATTTTGACAAAAATAATGTCTTAATTGTTTATCCAATTCAAATGGGAATGAACACGTCTAAAATGGATTTAAAAAATCCAGCAGCTTTGGAAACGTTTACTGAAAATATAGAGTTCTTAGATGACGTTCGAAAAATGATAATTAAAACGTTTAAGAAAAAATAA
- a CDS encoding mannose-1-phosphate guanylyltransferase, whose translation MNKNYYAILMAGGVGSRFWPVSTTEFPKQFHDMLGTGETLIQKTFTRLSQIIPKENILILTNEDYNSIVLEQLPMVQQEQIILEPVMRNTAPCILYASLKIKKQNPDAVMVVAPSDHWIEDEVQFCSNLQHAFDFCERDENLMTLGILPTFANTGYGYIEFDKLDSRPVKKVKQFREKPDYATARKFIQSRNFLWNAGIFVWSAKTVLKAYEEFQPVMFAHFMNGYEVLNTPKEVNFIKDNYPLAQNISVDYAILEKAQNVYVLPATFDWNDLGTWGSLYDKLPKDEQENAVVNASVYLENATNNIIRTEGKKLVVIDGLTDYIIVDKDDVLLIYPKNKEQDIKKIVSKLKD comes from the coding sequence ATGAATAAAAATTATTACGCAATATTGATGGCTGGTGGAGTTGGTTCACGTTTTTGGCCAGTAAGTACTACCGAATTCCCTAAGCAATTTCACGATATGTTAGGAACTGGTGAAACGTTAATTCAAAAAACATTTACCAGACTTTCTCAAATTATTCCTAAAGAAAATATCCTAATTCTTACCAATGAAGATTACAATAGCATCGTTTTAGAACAATTGCCAATGGTACAACAAGAGCAAATTATTTTAGAACCTGTAATGCGAAATACTGCGCCATGTATTTTGTATGCTTCTTTAAAAATTAAAAAGCAAAATCCTGATGCAGTAATGGTTGTAGCACCTTCTGACCATTGGATTGAAGATGAAGTGCAGTTTTGTTCTAATTTGCAACACGCCTTTGATTTCTGTGAGCGCGATGAAAATTTAATGACATTAGGAATTTTACCAACATTTGCTAACACAGGTTATGGTTACATCGAGTTTGATAAATTAGACTCAAGACCTGTTAAAAAAGTAAAACAATTTCGTGAAAAACCAGATTATGCAACCGCAAGAAAGTTTATCCAAAGTCGTAATTTTCTTTGGAATGCTGGAATTTTCGTTTGGAGTGCGAAAACCGTTTTAAAAGCCTATGAAGAGTTTCAGCCTGTAATGTTTGCCCATTTTATGAATGGCTACGAAGTTTTGAATACACCTAAAGAAGTTAATTTTATTAAAGATAATTATCCTTTAGCTCAAAACATTTCAGTCGATTATGCGATTTTAGAAAAAGCGCAAAACGTTTACGTGTTACCCGCAACTTTTGATTGGAACGATTTAGGGACTTGGGGTTCTTTATATGATAAATTACCAAAAGACGAACAAGAAAATGCAGTTGTTAATGCATCGGTTTATTTGGAAAATGCAACAAATAACATCATTAGAACCGAAGGAAAAAAATTAGTAGTAATTGATGGCTTAACCGATTATATCATCGTTGATAAAGATGATGTGTTGTTAATTTATCCAAAAAATAAAGAACAAGACATAAAGAAAATTGTTTCAAAATTAAAGGATTAA
- a CDS encoding SprT-like domain-containing protein translates to MITILQKYLPEHAVHHCFELIKANHVHLKIVNERQTRHGDYRKDAQGYHLITVNASLNKYRFLITLIHEIAHLVAFEKYGRNIKPHGEEWKLTFQRMMVPFIRPEIFPNQLLPLLAKHFRNPKASSDTDAKLALALKQFDQKETDKNYIFEIPFGSHFRIHNGKIFKKIALRVKRYECMEVSSGRMYLFQPNAEVELLPN, encoded by the coding sequence TTGATAACTATTTTACAAAAATACCTTCCAGAACACGCTGTTCATCATTGTTTTGAGTTAATCAAAGCCAATCACGTGCATCTTAAAATTGTCAACGAACGTCAAACACGTCATGGCGATTATCGAAAAGATGCGCAAGGGTATCATTTAATTACCGTAAATGCAAGTTTAAATAAATACCGATTCTTAATCACACTAATTCATGAAATTGCACATTTAGTTGCCTTTGAAAAATATGGTCGAAACATAAAACCACACGGTGAAGAATGGAAACTCACTTTTCAACGCATGATGGTGCCGTTTATTCGTCCAGAAATTTTCCCAAATCAATTGTTGCCCTTGCTGGCAAAACATTTTAGAAATCCTAAAGCGAGTAGCGATACCGATGCGAAATTAGCTTTAGCATTAAAACAGTTCGACCAAAAAGAAACCGATAAAAATTATATCTTTGAAATTCCTTTTGGAAGCCATTTTAGAATTCACAACGGAAAAATTTTTAAAAAAATAGCTTTACGCGTAAAACGATACGAATGTATGGAAGTGAGTTCTGGACGAATGTATTTGTTTCAACCTAATGCTGAAGTGGAATTGTTACCGAATTAA
- a CDS encoding four helix bundle protein, whose product MSESIVKRKSFELSILGVNFYKSLVTEKKEFIMSKQFLRSITSVGANVREAVNAQSKADFIHKLSISQKECDESMYWLELLKETNFISKEEFDSIHPNCHEVLKIIRSIIITSKKNN is encoded by the coding sequence ATGAGTGAAAGTATTGTAAAAAGGAAAAGTTTTGAGTTATCTATTTTAGGAGTTAATTTTTATAAGAGTTTAGTCACTGAGAAAAAAGAATTTATAATGAGTAAACAATTTCTTCGCTCAATTACTTCAGTTGGAGCTAATGTTCGTGAAGCAGTTAATGCTCAAAGTAAAGCTGATTTTATTCATAAACTTTCTATTTCTCAAAAAGAGTGTGACGAATCTATGTATTGGTTAGAACTTCTGAAGGAAACGAATTTTATATCTAAAGAAGAATTTGATTCTATTCATCCAAATTGTCATGAAGTTTTGAAAATAATTAGAAGTATAATTATAACCTCAAAGAAAAATAACTAA
- a CDS encoding SDR family NAD(P)-dependent oxidoreductase, whose translation MKNKNIIITGTSRGIGYELALQFANEGHQVLAISRKTPKELIEHQNITCLSIDISNPAELLQVEKFISQTWKKVDILIHNAGSLLHKTFTQISAEEFQNIYKVNVFAVAELTKICIPFMEKGSHVVTISSMGGIQGSMKFSGLAAYSSSKGAVITLSELLAEEYKEQGIAFNVLALGAVNTEMLQEAFPGYEAPLSAKEMADYIFNFALTGNKYFNGKVLQVSSSTP comes from the coding sequence ATGAAAAATAAAAATATAATTATTACCGGAACTTCTCGCGGAATTGGTTATGAATTAGCGTTGCAATTTGCAAATGAAGGACATCAAGTTTTAGCCATTTCACGTAAAACGCCAAAAGAGCTAATCGAACACCAAAACATTACGTGTTTATCAATTGATATTTCAAATCCAGCAGAATTGCTTCAAGTGGAAAAATTTATTTCACAAACTTGGAAAAAAGTCGATATTTTAATTCATAATGCTGGAAGCTTATTGCATAAAACGTTCACGCAAATTTCTGCTGAGGAATTTCAAAACATATATAAAGTCAATGTTTTTGCGGTCGCCGAATTGACAAAAATCTGTATTCCTTTCATGGAAAAAGGAAGTCATGTAGTAACAATTAGTTCGATGGGAGGAATTCAAGGCAGTATGAAATTCTCTGGATTAGCCGCTTATTCATCAAGTAAAGGCGCAGTAATTACGTTATCAGAATTGTTAGCAGAAGAATACAAAGAACAAGGAATTGCCTTCAATGTTTTGGCACTTGGAGCGGTTAATACCGAAATGTTACAAGAAGCATTTCCGGGTTACGAAGCACCGCTTTCAGCAAAAGAAATGGCAGATTACATCTTCAATTTTGCATTAACCGGAAACAAATATTTCAACGGAAAAGTATTGCAAGTTTCATCGTCAACGCCTTAA
- a CDS encoding M28 family metallopeptidase, protein MRYYIFLLVFVLFSCASKPQPEKTNQASLIKYKVSEENVIKTLSYLTSDELEGRDSGSEGIEKASIYLENLLKENGIQPYFKTYRDTLSNFEKTSYNVVGYIEGTDSKLKNEFVIIGAHYDHIGKIAAVNGDDIGNGANDNASGTTAVTEVAKYFAKYKNNKRSILFVFFSAEEKGLLGSKHLALKLKEQKMNLYFMFNFEMIGVPMKDKGMDFYLTGFGRSNMASKMNEYAGEKLVGYLPIETKYMLFRASDNYPFFTEFEVPAQTVSTFDFENFQFYHQPDDEFEMMDTKHMTNVISKTIPVLEQMINAPKKEIKLNEK, encoded by the coding sequence ATGCGCTATTACATCTTTTTATTGGTATTCGTATTGTTTTCATGTGCCTCTAAACCACAGCCTGAAAAAACGAATCAAGCCAGTCTTATTAAATATAAAGTTTCAGAAGAAAATGTTATAAAAACCCTTTCGTATTTGACTTCTGATGAACTTGAAGGAAGAGATTCTGGAAGTGAAGGAATTGAAAAAGCTTCGATTTATCTTGAAAATCTATTGAAAGAAAACGGAATCCAGCCTTATTTTAAAACGTATCGCGATACGTTGTCAAATTTTGAAAAAACGTCTTACAATGTGGTAGGGTATATAGAAGGTACAGATTCAAAATTAAAAAATGAATTTGTAATTATTGGTGCGCATTATGATCATATTGGAAAAATTGCAGCTGTAAATGGTGATGATATTGGTAACGGAGCAAACGACAACGCTTCTGGAACAACTGCCGTAACCGAAGTAGCAAAATATTTTGCAAAGTATAAAAATAACAAACGCAGTATTCTTTTTGTATTCTTTTCGGCAGAAGAAAAAGGGCTTTTAGGTTCAAAACATTTGGCACTAAAATTAAAAGAGCAAAAAATGAATTTGTATTTCATGTTCAATTTTGAAATGATTGGTGTTCCAATGAAAGATAAAGGCATGGATTTTTATTTAACAGGTTTTGGTAGAAGTAATATGGCTTCAAAAATGAATGAATATGCAGGAGAAAAATTAGTAGGTTATTTGCCAATTGAAACCAAATATATGTTGTTTAGAGCTTCTGATAATTATCCTTTTTTTACAGAATTTGAAGTGCCTGCACAAACCGTTTCGACATTTGATTTTGAAAATTTTCAATTTTATCACCAGCCTGATGATGAATTTGAAATGATGGATACAAAACACATGACCAATGTAATCTCAAAAACAATTCCGGTTTTAGAACAAATGATTAATGCTCCAAAAAAAGAAATCAAGTTAAATGAAAAATAA
- a CDS encoding pyruvate dehydrogenase complex dihydrolipoamide acetyltransferase — protein sequence MAQIITMPRLSDTMTEGVVATWLKKVGDTIKTGDILAEIETDKATMEFESFHDGVLLHIGIQEGQSAPVDSLLAIIGTAGEDISTLLNGGSTPEVKDDKAEIKEETTPATLSTVEIPAGVKVVTMPRLSDTMTTGTVATWLKKVGDAVKEGDILAEIETDKATMEFESFNAGTLLYIGVQEGDSAPVDTILAILGPAGTDVSGIAANYKVGAVANSETSEPKVESSNTSTPSEVTENKQQSTDNSRIFASPLAKKIAQDKGINLSQVKGSGENGRIVKSDVENFAPSAVATPSQAVAEATNAVATVKPFVPAGEVFQEEIKNSQMRKTIARRLSESKFTAPHYYLTIELDMDNAIASRNMINGLPETKVSFNDMVIKASAMALKKHPQVNSQWREDAMVINHHVNIGVAVAVEDGLMVPVLKFTDQMSLTQIGSNVKDLAGKAKSKKIQPAEMEGSTFTISNLGMFGIQSFTSIINQPNSAILSVGAIVEKPVVKNGQIVVGNTMVVTLACDHRTVDGATGAQFLQTFKAFMENPVTMLA from the coding sequence ATGGCACAAATTATAACAATGCCCCGTTTGAGTGATACGATGACAGAAGGAGTTGTAGCAACTTGGTTGAAAAAAGTGGGTGATACTATTAAAACAGGAGATATTCTTGCCGAAATTGAAACCGATAAAGCTACAATGGAATTTGAATCATTCCATGATGGTGTTTTATTACACATCGGAATTCAAGAAGGACAATCTGCTCCAGTTGATTCATTATTAGCCATCATCGGTACTGCAGGTGAAGATATTTCAACATTATTAAATGGTGGAAGTACTCCTGAAGTGAAAGATGATAAAGCCGAAATTAAAGAAGAAACTACGCCAGCTACATTGAGCACCGTTGAAATACCAGCAGGAGTAAAAGTAGTAACTATGCCTCGTTTGTCTGACACGATGACAACAGGAACAGTAGCAACTTGGTTGAAAAAAGTAGGTGATGCTGTAAAAGAAGGTGACATTTTAGCTGAAATCGAAACCGATAAAGCTACAATGGAATTCGAGTCATTCAATGCAGGAACTTTATTATATATCGGAGTGCAAGAAGGCGATTCTGCACCAGTAGATACAATCTTAGCTATTTTAGGGCCAGCAGGAACTGATGTTTCAGGAATTGCGGCAAATTATAAAGTAGGTGCTGTTGCTAATTCCGAAACTTCAGAACCAAAAGTTGAATCTTCAAATACTTCAACACCATCTGAGGTAACAGAAAACAAACAACAATCAACAGATAACTCAAGAATATTCGCTTCGCCATTAGCAAAAAAAATTGCTCAAGATAAAGGAATCAACTTGTCTCAAGTAAAAGGTTCAGGTGAAAATGGAAGAATTGTGAAATCTGATGTGGAGAATTTCGCTCCATCAGCAGTAGCAACTCCATCTCAAGCAGTAGCAGAAGCAACAAATGCAGTTGCAACTGTTAAACCATTTGTTCCTGCTGGAGAAGTATTCCAAGAAGAAATTAAAAATTCGCAAATGCGTAAAACCATTGCGAGAAGATTATCAGAATCTAAATTTACAGCACCGCATTATTATTTAACTATCGAGTTAGATATGGACAATGCAATTGCTTCAAGAAATATGATTAACGGATTACCAGAAACGAAAGTTTCTTTCAACGATATGGTAATCAAAGCGAGTGCGATGGCATTGAAAAAACATCCACAAGTGAATTCACAATGGAGAGAAGATGCTATGGTTATCAATCACCATGTGAATATAGGAGTAGCAGTAGCAGTTGAAGACGGATTAATGGTTCCAGTATTGAAATTTACAGACCAAATGAGTTTGACTCAAATAGGTTCAAACGTAAAAGACTTAGCTGGAAAAGCAAAATCTAAAAAAATTCAACCTGCTGAAATGGAAGGAAGTACGTTTACCATTTCTAACTTGGGAATGTTCGGAATTCAATCGTTTACATCGATTATCAATCAACCAAATTCTGCTATTTTATCTGTTGGTGCAATTGTTGAAAAACCAGTTGTAAAAAACGGACAAATTGTTGTAGGAAATACAATGGTTGTTACTTTAGCTTGTGACCACAGAACAGTTGATGGAGCAACAGGAGCACAATTCTTACAAACGTTTAAAGCGTTTATGGAAAATCCAGTTACAATGTTAGCTTAA